In Fluviispira sanaruensis, a genomic segment contains:
- the ftsA gene encoding cell division protein FtsA, which yields MKTSLNKNICISLSLGSTHTSLVAASYENKDLQMSHDDLPFYEKESNRIQILGAARIANNGAIKKGVVSSIDAVTASILETIDEVERQSGIEIESVRACIAGTAAQFDNHVETCTIKGEEIRVSDLEKVSMAVRNQKPPMGFDFVHMIPSSYSVDGKHGIQNPIGMRGSTLSIMHHRVFYPQADLHNIVRSCNNAGVRVQSFAFEPLAAAEGVLTRDEKEFGCISLSIGAHLTHASVYLGNIPVYSKEYPIGSHHITKDLSIGLRTTQAEAERVKKEIGKAIETSSKDINEKIEISSIDGNAIRYVTRKEINQVIEPRVREILQTVYADLRRSRLIARTSKGIVLSGGGALLSGMTLATEEIFSLNARIGMPANIIGAIEGLKSPIWASSIGTLSPLFASVHGDNSLQQTEEISGISSFATKIWHRIKEPFASR from the coding sequence ATGAAAACATCTTTAAATAAAAATATCTGTATTTCCCTTTCACTTGGTTCAACACACACAAGTCTTGTTGCTGCGAGTTATGAAAATAAAGATTTGCAAATGAGTCATGATGATCTTCCTTTTTATGAAAAAGAATCAAATCGAATTCAAATTCTTGGTGCTGCTCGAATTGCAAACAATGGCGCTATAAAAAAAGGTGTTGTTTCAAGTATTGATGCAGTTACTGCTTCAATACTCGAAACAATTGATGAAGTTGAGCGACAATCTGGAATTGAAATAGAATCAGTCCGCGCATGCATTGCAGGAACAGCCGCTCAATTCGATAATCATGTTGAAACTTGTACTATCAAAGGCGAAGAAATACGTGTTTCAGATTTGGAAAAGGTCTCTATGGCTGTGCGTAATCAAAAACCACCTATGGGTTTTGATTTTGTCCATATGATTCCCAGTTCGTATTCAGTTGACGGAAAGCATGGCATTCAAAACCCAATAGGTATGAGAGGCTCGACTCTTTCGATTATGCATCACAGGGTTTTTTATCCTCAAGCCGATCTGCACAATATTGTACGTTCCTGCAACAATGCTGGAGTGCGCGTACAAAGTTTTGCTTTCGAACCACTAGCTGCAGCGGAAGGAGTGCTTACGCGTGATGAAAAAGAATTTGGCTGTATTTCCCTTTCTATTGGCGCACATTTAACACACGCATCTGTTTACTTAGGAAATATTCCTGTTTACTCTAAAGAATATCCAATAGGTTCACATCATATTACTAAAGATCTTTCAATCGGCTTAAGAACCACACAAGCTGAAGCAGAAAGAGTAAAAAAAGAAATTGGCAAAGCAATTGAAACTTCTTCAAAAGATATAAATGAAAAAATTGAAATTAGCAGCATAGACGGAAATGCAATCCGCTACGTAACGCGCAAAGAAATTAATCAAGTCATCGAACCAAGAGTTCGTGAAATTTTACAAACCGTTTATGCAGATTTGAGAAGATCAAGATTGATTGCAAGAACTTCGAAAGGAATTGTTTTATCGGGTGGTGGAGCATTATTAAGCGGTATGACCCTTGCAACTGAAGAAATATTTTCTTTAAATGCAAGAATAGGAATGCCTGCAAATATTATTGGAGCAATTGAAGGCCTCAAATCTCCTATTTGGGCATCTAGCATTGGGACATTATCACCTCTTTTTGCTTCCGTTCATGGGGATAACTCACTGCAACAAACCGAAGAAATATCTGGAATTAGTTCATTCGCAACAAAAATATGGCATCGAATAAAGGAACCATTTGCTTCTCGATAA
- the ftsW gene encoding putative lipid II flippase FtsW — MTSSEKMNTSKEIESESKKIENILDNSKPSTWITYGGNVLWVPVIALTGFGILFVYSASSVYSAQHYGTEFYFAKKQAFFLLPSLLAALAGAMIPFELYYKFIKYLFFILVTMTFATHLPGIGRKVYGASRWLNLGIMPIQPSEFLRVFSIMYMVWIISKQDNINKKYIESKKYPPLIEYGCLLLAPIAIIAQKDLGTTVVVITGCLGVLFINGLPKRYFAGIFGILIFGLISAILFEPYRIARVMTFLNPFKDPLGSGFQVIQSFVAVANGGLFGRGIGESQQKLFFLPEAHTDFILAVITEEMGFIGILVLAILYSVLYYAILRLVIYGSTHRDRLLATGAFAMLVITTIINMGVVAGALPTKGLPLPFISNGGSALIANYFIIGLMSQISRRIYLQNNQLKKAI, encoded by the coding sequence GTGACATCATCTGAGAAAATGAACACATCAAAAGAGATAGAGAGTGAATCTAAAAAAATTGAAAACATTCTTGATAATTCAAAACCGAGCACTTGGATAACATATGGGGGAAACGTCTTATGGGTTCCTGTCATTGCATTAACAGGATTTGGTATTCTCTTTGTTTATAGTGCATCATCTGTTTATTCTGCGCAACATTATGGAACTGAATTTTATTTCGCGAAAAAACAAGCATTTTTTCTGTTACCTTCATTATTAGCAGCATTAGCTGGAGCTATGATCCCATTTGAATTGTATTATAAATTTATTAAATATTTATTTTTTATACTCGTAACTATGACTTTTGCCACTCATTTACCTGGAATTGGTCGAAAGGTCTATGGTGCATCACGTTGGTTAAATTTAGGGATAATGCCCATACAGCCTTCTGAATTTTTAAGAGTTTTTTCTATAATGTATATGGTATGGATTATTTCTAAACAAGATAATATAAATAAGAAATATATTGAATCAAAAAAATATCCACCCTTAATAGAATATGGTTGTTTACTGTTAGCCCCAATAGCTATTATTGCGCAAAAAGATCTTGGTACAACCGTTGTTGTTATTACTGGTTGCCTCGGAGTTCTATTTATAAACGGATTACCAAAAAGATATTTTGCAGGTATCTTTGGAATTCTTATTTTTGGATTAATCTCTGCTATTTTATTTGAACCATATAGAATTGCAAGGGTTATGACTTTTTTAAATCCATTTAAGGATCCGCTCGGCTCTGGATTTCAAGTTATACAAAGTTTCGTAGCTGTAGCAAATGGCGGTTTATTTGGCCGAGGTATAGGAGAAAGCCAACAAAAACTTTTCTTTCTGCCAGAAGCACATACCGACTTTATATTAGCAGTTATTACTGAAGAAATGGGTTTTATCGGCATACTTGTTCTTGCCATTTTATATTCGGTTTTATATTATGCGATACTTAGACTTGTAATTTATGGCAGCACACATCGTGATCGTTTACTGGCAACAGGAGCTTTTGCCATGTTAGTTATTACAACAATAATTAATATGGGCGTTGTTGCCGGAGCTTTACCAACAAAAGGTCTTCCTTTACCATTTATATCGAATGGCGGATCAGCTTTGATCGCTAATTATTTTATAATTGGTTTAATGTCTCAAATTTCAAGACGAATTTATTTACAAAATAATCAATTAAAAAAGGCTATATAA
- the mraY gene encoding phospho-N-acetylmuramoyl-pentapeptide-transferase, whose product MIYILINKLIMLSPKFSGLKAFSYLSSRAILALITSIIISMILYPKAIKILRSLKAGQPIRELGLEEQMQKKGTPTMGGIVIIFATLFSALLWMDPTNRHFITLFIISVGFGFIGFLDDYLKITKKNTDGLSSKKKMLGLLFFGGLAIAWHLWAAGHLVNPKSISMNPTFVNIPFLKNMVIQMGILYAPFAIIVIVGSSNAVNLTDGLDGLAIGPVITCALTLTILSYVTGNVIISKYLYYHSIAGSGEISIFLSGLIGSSIGFLWYNTFPAQIFMGDSGALALGGILGTVAVITGHEILLVLMGGVFVAEALSVIIQVASFKTRGKRVFRMAPVHHHYQKKGWPEQKITVRIWIISFILALLSILTLKLR is encoded by the coding sequence ATGATCTATATACTTATAAATAAACTGATAATGCTAAGCCCTAAATTTTCAGGCCTAAAAGCCTTCTCATATCTTTCAAGCCGAGCAATTCTTGCCCTCATAACAAGTATTATTATTTCAATGATCTTATACCCAAAAGCGATAAAAATTTTAAGATCACTCAAAGCTGGACAACCTATTAGAGAACTTGGCCTTGAAGAACAAATGCAAAAAAAAGGAACTCCCACTATGGGAGGCATTGTTATAATATTTGCGACTCTTTTTAGTGCTCTCTTATGGATGGATCCAACAAATCGCCATTTTATTACACTTTTTATTATCAGCGTTGGTTTTGGTTTTATTGGCTTCCTAGATGACTACTTAAAAATTACAAAAAAAAATACGGATGGGTTGTCTAGCAAAAAGAAAATGCTTGGTCTTTTATTTTTTGGAGGTTTAGCAATTGCCTGGCATCTCTGGGCAGCAGGTCATTTAGTTAATCCTAAATCAATTTCTATGAATCCAACATTTGTTAATATTCCATTTCTAAAAAACATGGTTATTCAAATGGGAATTCTTTATGCACCATTTGCAATAATTGTTATTGTTGGGTCAAGTAATGCTGTTAATTTAACTGATGGCTTGGATGGATTAGCAATTGGTCCAGTTATCACTTGTGCATTAACCTTGACAATCTTAAGTTACGTTACTGGAAATGTAATAATTTCTAAATATCTTTATTATCATTCAATTGCTGGATCTGGCGAAATAAGTATCTTTCTTTCTGGACTTATTGGATCTTCTATTGGATTCCTTTGGTACAATACTTTTCCTGCTCAAATATTTATGGGAGATTCAGGCGCACTCGCTCTTGGAGGAATACTTGGAACCGTCGCAGTGATAACTGGTCACGAAATCCTTCTTGTTTTAATGGGCGGTGTTTTTGTTGCCGAAGCTTTAAGTGTTATTATTCAAGTAGCTTCTTTTAAAACAAGAGGAAAAAGAGTGTTTCGCATGGCGCCAGTGCATCACCATTATCAAAAAAAAGGCTGGCCTGAACAAAAAATAACTGTGAGAATTTGGATAATAAGTTTTATTCTTGCTCTCCTTAGCATTTTGACTTTAAAGTTACGTTAA
- a CDS encoding Mur ligase family protein: MAHRPKVEGVHFYIAGAAKSGIAAAKILKKHGANVFVTEENLISKNIENELISQKIPYEYGFHSIEKIKNNCDILVLSPGIPLNKEISITCKKNNIPIVSEIEVASWFLPENCIIVGITGTNGKSTTTHYAAQLFERAEYKSISCGNIGTSMSQAIYDNQSIEILSVELSSYQLETTYSMRPMCTVFLNLQNDHLGRYENIEEYIKAKWRLILLTHDSGIAIIDKNVIKTAVNMGLSLPRARIILIESSNQKQFDNILNTPIKARREYDIRNQISFGKILPYAIYHDLKKLPVSELMSENEFESAYAKYDNKDNSIHIFLKLKNSTKTWEIRNPCIPGEHNMINILCASIMAMHLGIDDNIILSQWELETSEYTHLQHRLEYISPKFKTFIDSNGNEKEILIINDSKSTNVESTLVALKSFQRPMHLLLGGMPKGDNYLPIGLFFRQYLSKIYPFGKASENIQHDLKAYKNKISPSSENMLAAADLALNEANDGDIILLSPACSSFDEFRNFEHRGNVFREWAFSCLKENKK, encoded by the coding sequence ATGGCACACAGACCAAAAGTTGAAGGCGTACATTTTTATATTGCTGGAGCTGCTAAAAGCGGGATTGCAGCAGCCAAAATATTAAAAAAACATGGAGCCAATGTATTTGTTACTGAAGAAAATTTAATATCTAAGAATATCGAAAATGAATTAATTTCACAGAAAATTCCATATGAATATGGATTTCATTCAATCGAAAAAATAAAAAATAATTGCGATATTCTTGTATTATCCCCTGGTATTCCATTAAATAAAGAAATTTCCATTACTTGTAAGAAAAATAATATACCAATCGTAAGTGAAATCGAAGTTGCATCATGGTTTCTTCCTGAGAATTGCATTATTGTAGGTATTACTGGAACCAATGGCAAAAGTACCACCACACATTATGCCGCTCAATTATTTGAAAGAGCAGAATACAAATCAATATCTTGCGGAAATATTGGCACATCAATGTCGCAAGCAATATATGACAATCAATCTATCGAAATACTTTCTGTTGAGTTGAGTAGTTATCAATTAGAAACCACTTATTCCATGCGCCCAATGTGCACAGTATTTTTAAATTTGCAAAATGACCACTTAGGTCGCTATGAAAATATTGAAGAATATATAAAAGCAAAATGGCGGCTTATATTGTTGACTCACGATTCTGGTATAGCTATAATTGATAAGAATGTTATAAAAACCGCAGTAAACATGGGACTCAGTCTGCCTAGAGCAAGAATAATTCTTATCGAATCAAGCAATCAAAAGCAATTTGATAATATATTAAATACCCCCATTAAAGCCCGAAGAGAGTATGATATTCGCAATCAAATTTCATTTGGAAAAATATTACCCTATGCAATTTATCATGATTTAAAAAAACTACCAGTAAGTGAATTGATGTCTGAAAATGAATTTGAATCTGCCTACGCAAAATATGACAATAAAGACAATTCTATACATATATTTCTAAAGCTAAAAAACTCTACTAAGACTTGGGAAATAAGAAATCCATGCATTCCTGGCGAGCATAATATGATTAATATATTATGTGCAAGTATTATGGCTATGCATTTAGGTATAGATGATAATATTATTTTATCACAATGGGAATTAGAAACATCAGAATACACTCATTTACAACATAGACTTGAATATATTTCTCCTAAATTTAAAACATTTATCGATTCAAATGGAAATGAAAAAGAGATTTTAATTATAAATGATTCAAAATCTACCAATGTTGAAAGCACTCTTGTTGCTTTAAAATCTTTTCAACGCCCCATGCATCTTTTACTTGGCGGCATGCCCAAGGGTGATAATTATTTACCGATTGGATTATTTTTTAGACAATATCTGAGTAAAATATATCCATTTGGAAAAGCTTCAGAAAATATCCAACATGATTTAAAAGCCTATAAAAATAAAATTTCTCCAAGCTCTGAAAATATGCTTGCAGCAGCAGATCTCGCGTTAAATGAAGCAAATGATGGTGATATTATATTACTTTCTCCTGCTTGTAGCAGCTTTGATGAGTTTAGAAACTTTGAACACAGAGGAAATGTTTTTCGCGAATGGGCTTTTTCTTGTTTAAAGGAAAATAAAAAGTGA
- a CDS encoding UDP-N-acetylmuramoyl-L-alanyl-D-glutamate--2,6-diaminopimelate ligase, translating into MSLKFKLSHPKISMHDIFMIKELKDILISHKKDYISNSKCEIFLNSVDAENYLKIQPHAREPHFIYIARRGNRFNGNIFAEKILESGNIFIGNPKFIYELKELLNQTDEWVEGILSNPRFIAVNNIELSINYIIEYAYNLDKSKFQSIGITGTNGKTSVTQITGQIFEQLSHKDVLKIGTLGMQIGEDKFPGSHVTTPDYPTLLSIINAIDKININKIIMETTSHGLKENRLGNWKVDTAVFTNLTQDHLDYHKTMLDYKESKEKLFSQYLKEDGTAIICTQNDNWTSFVENSFNKKRTLIGVGNSLLCESFINSYKSYFNKTLYLYVKDKKSTLNGISGIFCLDSDYMNKTRELKFHCPLIGDFQFENILSSIACAISFQFDLDEIISSLKNIKNIPGRLEVVNTSNDNSNNNLPTVLIDYAHTPDALEKAILVCKNILKSENKGKIITVFGCGGDRDKSKRPLMGKISSEMSDITIITSDNPRTENPEKIIEDIYCGVIDKVKCLKIIDRKSAIESAIQQGNANDLILVAGKGHEDYQIIGETKHPFSDALIARSVLSKEKK; encoded by the coding sequence ATGTCCTTAAAATTTAAATTATCACACCCTAAAATAAGCATGCATGATATTTTTATGATAAAAGAGTTAAAGGATATTTTAATATCTCATAAAAAAGACTATATATCCAATTCTAAATGCGAAATATTTTTAAATTCAGTAGATGCTGAAAACTATCTTAAAATCCAACCTCACGCACGAGAACCGCATTTTATATATATAGCAAGAAGAGGAAATCGATTTAATGGTAATATTTTTGCAGAAAAAATCTTAGAATCAGGAAATATATTTATTGGCAATCCAAAATTCATTTATGAATTAAAAGAACTTTTGAATCAAACGGATGAATGGGTTGAAGGCATTCTTTCAAATCCTCGCTTTATTGCCGTTAATAATATTGAATTATCTATTAATTATATCATCGAATATGCATACAACCTTGACAAAAGCAAATTCCAATCAATAGGAATTACAGGAACGAACGGAAAGACTTCTGTCACTCAAATAACAGGCCAAATATTTGAACAACTTTCCCATAAAGACGTTTTAAAGATTGGCACTCTTGGCATGCAAATTGGTGAAGATAAATTTCCAGGTTCCCATGTGACAACACCTGACTATCCAACATTATTAAGTATAATCAACGCTATAGATAAAATAAATATCAATAAAATCATAATGGAAACTACTTCACATGGGTTGAAAGAAAACAGACTAGGCAACTGGAAAGTAGACACAGCTGTTTTCACAAACTTAACACAAGATCATCTTGATTATCATAAAACAATGCTTGATTACAAAGAATCTAAAGAGAAACTCTTCTCTCAATATCTAAAAGAAGACGGAACTGCAATAATTTGTACTCAAAATGATAACTGGACTTCTTTTGTAGAAAATTCTTTTAATAAAAAGAGAACTTTGATTGGTGTAGGAAATTCATTATTATGTGAATCATTTATAAATTCTTATAAAAGTTATTTTAATAAAACACTTTACCTTTATGTTAAAGATAAAAAATCGACATTAAATGGTATTTCTGGTATATTCTGCCTAGATTCAGATTATATGAATAAAACCAGAGAACTAAAGTTTCATTGCCCACTTATTGGAGATTTTCAATTTGAAAATATACTGAGTTCTATTGCATGCGCAATTTCATTTCAATTTGATCTTGATGAAATTATATCTTCTCTAAAAAATATTAAAAATATCCCAGGAAGACTTGAGGTTGTAAACACTTCAAATGACAACTCAAACAATAATTTGCCAACTGTATTGATTGATTATGCACACACACCTGATGCACTTGAAAAAGCTATATTAGTTTGTAAAAATATTTTAAAATCAGAAAATAAAGGAAAAATTATAACAGTTTTTGGCTGCGGTGGCGATCGCGATAAAAGTAAAAGACCTTTGATGGGTAAAATATCATCTGAAATGTCAGACATAACAATAATAACTTCAGACAATCCTCGTACAGAAAATCCTGAGAAAATTATTGAAGATATATATTGTGGAGTTATAGATAAAGTGAAATGCTTAAAAATAATTGATAGAAAAAGTGCAATTGAATCTGCCATCCAACAAGGGAACGCAAATGATCTTATCTTAGTTGCAGGCAAAGGACATGAGGATTATCAAATTATAGGCGAAACGAAGCATCCCTTTTCAGATGCTCTCATAGCAAGATCTGTTTTATCCAAGGAGAAAAAGTAA
- the ftsZ gene encoding cell division protein FtsZ: MSDKADKGNKYSSNAIIKVIGVGGGGGNALNTMIESGLSGVEFIAANTDVQALQSNLAPIKIQLGRELTKGLGAGANPETGRNAALEDKAILQEVLSGADMVFVTGGMGGGTGTGAAPIIAQVARELGALTVGVVTKPFTFEGKRRKQQSEHGIQSLRQSVDTLITIPNQRLLSIASPEMSMLDGFKLADEVLLNAVKGISDIINIPGRVNVDFADVKTIMSEMGMALMGIGDATGPNRAAEAARLAINSPLLEDIDIEGATGILINITGTSTMTLHEISEASTLIQEAAHEDANIIFGAVIDEAMEDRIRVTVIATGFDQARVAFPESAHGFANIPQQGQFMQNNVSSQPQQSIPQQPFAGMNSQRPQNNFAQNIPAVNPYDVRGQVQNHTQQPINQNQFNQNAQPNHFPRPQFGRDSQPSFGNSPSVNTQSPLINRAPNDLNNSHVNINSGFRNNPQSEMRNSQTIQQHHQPIHKNESTHTNLNWNTPKQNQSNDSLQTQAQSPTAKPESSSSELEDLTKWTFDMASHQQNINRGTHDAKVMGATSSKSEEISQEDAAESAIKLAKELSDIEIDDSDFETPAFMRRKDDSHRNA, from the coding sequence ATGAGTGACAAAGCAGATAAAGGTAATAAATATTCATCAAATGCAATAATTAAAGTGATCGGCGTGGGAGGAGGAGGAGGAAATGCTCTGAATACCATGATTGAATCCGGTTTGTCAGGTGTTGAATTCATAGCAGCAAACACAGATGTTCAAGCCCTGCAATCAAATCTTGCACCCATCAAAATTCAACTTGGCAGAGAGCTCACTAAAGGTCTCGGTGCAGGAGCAAACCCTGAAACAGGTCGTAATGCCGCGCTCGAGGACAAAGCAATCCTCCAAGAAGTATTAAGTGGTGCAGATATGGTTTTCGTCACTGGCGGTATGGGCGGAGGGACAGGAACGGGAGCTGCTCCTATTATCGCTCAAGTTGCTCGAGAATTAGGTGCATTAACTGTAGGAGTGGTAACAAAACCTTTTACATTTGAAGGTAAACGAAGAAAACAACAATCTGAACATGGTATACAGTCTCTCCGTCAATCCGTGGATACTCTGATAACGATTCCAAACCAAAGACTTTTAAGTATTGCATCACCTGAAATGTCTATGCTTGATGGATTTAAATTAGCTGATGAAGTTCTTTTAAATGCAGTTAAAGGCATTTCAGATATTATAAATATCCCAGGAAGAGTAAACGTAGATTTTGCCGATGTAAAAACAATTATGTCCGAAATGGGTATGGCACTGATGGGAATTGGCGATGCAACAGGTCCAAATCGTGCTGCTGAAGCAGCGCGTTTAGCAATCAATTCACCATTGCTTGAAGATATTGATATCGAAGGTGCTACTGGTATTCTTATTAATATTACTGGTACAAGCACAATGACACTTCATGAAATCAGTGAAGCTTCTACACTTATTCAGGAAGCTGCCCATGAAGATGCGAACATTATTTTTGGTGCTGTTATCGATGAAGCTATGGAAGATAGAATTCGGGTTACTGTGATTGCAACAGGATTTGATCAAGCGCGCGTAGCATTTCCAGAGTCTGCTCATGGATTTGCGAATATTCCACAACAAGGTCAGTTCATGCAAAATAATGTGAGTAGTCAACCTCAGCAAAGCATTCCACAACAGCCATTCGCAGGTATGAATTCTCAGCGCCCACAGAATAATTTTGCGCAAAATATACCAGCAGTGAACCCTTATGATGTCAGAGGTCAAGTACAAAATCACACTCAACAACCAATTAATCAAAATCAATTCAATCAAAATGCTCAACCAAACCATTTTCCAAGACCCCAGTTTGGCAGAGATTCTCAACCAAGTTTTGGTAACAGTCCATCCGTAAATACACAGTCACCACTTATCAATAGAGCACCTAATGATTTAAATAACTCTCATGTAAATATAAATTCTGGATTTCGCAATAATCCGCAATCCGAAATGAGAAATTCACAAACAATTCAGCAACATCATCAGCCTATTCACAAGAATGAGTCGACTCATACAAATTTAAATTGGAACACTCCTAAACAAAATCAATCCAATGATAGTCTTCAGACTCAAGCACAAAGTCCAACTGCAAAACCAGAAAGTTCAAGTTCTGAACTTGAAGATTTAACTAAGTGGACTTTTGATATGGCTTCCCATCAGCAAAACATAAATCGCGGTACTCATGATGCGAAAGTTATGGGCGCTACGTCATCAAAGAGTGAAGAAATATCTCAAGAAGATGCCGCTGAAAGCGCAATAAAACTTGCAAAGGAATTATCTGATATTGAAATCGATGATTCAGACTTTGAAACTCCAGCATTTATGCGGAGAAAAGACGATTCACACAGAAATGCGTGA
- the murC gene encoding UDP-N-acetylmuramate--L-alanine ligase yields the protein MFNAIKRIHFVGIGGSGMSGIAEVLINSGYKISGSDIKKTAITEKLEGLGAKIFIGHQADNITHSQVLVISSAINKHNPEIIEAQNLRIPIIHRSEMLAELMRMKYGVIVAGTHGKTTTTSILASSLHHAGLDPTVVIGGKLNSFGSNAKLGKGDLFVAEADESDGSFLRLTPTIAIITNIDKDHLDHYSSLDDIVKAFETFIDKVPFYGAVCACIDDPIVQMILPKIRRKIITYGLRQDADITAVDKLTDGMNTTFTPVIFGKYQSQVTIKMPGLYNLTNSLATFAVASLLDLDMNVICKSISEFEGVQHRFSILAEIKNVLIVDDYAHNPKKIETVLKGTKESFPEKQIIAIFQPHRYSRLKFQMEDFAKCFADADKVIVTPIYAAGESPLEGINKENITHQIKINSFNNTPGTTYSVNSLEEASETAINILNHKPPENGAIVITLGAGNVRQAGHMIMEKLSLEWK from the coding sequence ATGTTTAATGCAATAAAAAGAATCCATTTTGTAGGAATTGGTGGAAGTGGCATGTCTGGAATTGCAGAAGTGCTTATAAATTCAGGTTACAAAATATCAGGAAGTGATATAAAAAAAACTGCCATTACCGAAAAATTAGAAGGACTTGGTGCTAAAATATTTATTGGACATCAAGCAGATAATATCACTCATTCTCAAGTACTTGTCATTAGCAGCGCAATCAATAAGCACAACCCAGAAATAATTGAAGCACAGAATTTAAGAATTCCAATCATACACAGAAGCGAAATGCTCGCTGAACTTATGCGTATGAAATATGGAGTAATCGTTGCTGGCACACATGGAAAAACAACAACGACAAGTATTTTAGCATCTTCTTTGCATCATGCAGGCCTCGATCCAACAGTGGTTATTGGAGGAAAATTAAACTCATTTGGGAGCAATGCAAAACTTGGCAAAGGAGATCTCTTCGTTGCCGAAGCAGATGAAAGTGATGGCAGTTTTTTACGACTGACTCCTACAATTGCTATTATTACAAACATCGATAAAGATCATCTCGATCACTATAGCAGCCTCGATGATATCGTTAAGGCTTTTGAAACTTTTATAGATAAAGTCCCATTTTATGGAGCAGTTTGTGCTTGTATTGACGATCCTATTGTTCAAATGATTCTTCCAAAAATAAGGCGTAAAATAATTACTTATGGTTTAAGACAAGATGCAGACATAACTGCAGTTGACAAGCTGACAGACGGTATGAATACCACTTTTACACCTGTAATTTTTGGTAAATATCAATCACAAGTTACAATAAAAATGCCTGGTCTTTATAACTTAACAAATTCCTTGGCTACATTTGCAGTTGCATCTCTGCTTGATTTAGATATGAACGTAATCTGTAAATCAATTTCCGAATTTGAAGGTGTGCAACATCGTTTTTCGATTCTTGCAGAAATAAAAAATGTACTTATTGTTGATGATTATGCACATAACCCTAAAAAAATAGAAACTGTCCTGAAGGGAACGAAAGAAAGTTTTCCAGAGAAACAAATTATTGCTATTTTTCAACCGCATAGATATTCTAGATTAAAATTCCAAATGGAGGATTTTGCCAAATGCTTTGCAGATGCTGACAAAGTCATAGTCACTCCTATTTATGCTGCAGGTGAATCTCCGCTCGAAGGAATAAATAAAGAAAATATTACTCATCAAATCAAAATTAATAGTTTTAATAATACACCAGGAACCACTTATTCAGTCAACTCATTAGAAGAAGCGTCAGAAACTGCAATAAATATATTGAATCATAAACCTCCCGAAAATGGGGCAATTGTGATAACCTTAGGTGCCGGCAATGTTAGACAAGCAGGTCATATGATAATGGAGAAGCTGAGTCTTGAATGGAAATAA